A window of the Chondrinema litorale genome harbors these coding sequences:
- a CDS encoding DinB family protein yields MHTEVITQFEIVSSELLSLLTSLNQEELNDKPLNAGWSAAQIGEHLLKSYAVVETLNGKVKPLGRRADEKVAEVKSLFLDFDIKMQSPKNIEPSKGMIDRKVLLRALRRRINDLIAVARYKDLKLVCTDFIIPEYGEFTRLEWMWFSVFHTKRHIHQLNKIIPKIAA; encoded by the coding sequence ATGCACACCGAAGTAATAACCCAATTCGAAATCGTAAGTAGTGAATTATTAAGTCTACTAACTTCTTTAAATCAAGAAGAATTAAATGATAAACCGTTGAATGCTGGCTGGTCTGCCGCACAAATAGGGGAGCATTTGTTAAAGTCTTATGCAGTAGTAGAAACATTAAATGGTAAAGTAAAACCATTAGGCAGAAGAGCTGATGAAAAAGTGGCAGAAGTAAAGTCTTTGTTTTTAGATTTTGATATTAAGATGCAATCTCCAAAAAACATTGAGCCTTCTAAAGGAATGATAGATAGAAAAGTGCTTCTACGTGCATTAAGAAGGAGAATTAACGATTTAATAGCGGTTGCCAGATATAAAGATTTAAAGCTCGTTTGTACAGATTTTATAATTCCAGAATATGGAGAATTTACTAGGTTAGAGTGGATGTGGTTTAGTGTTTTCCATACCAAAAGGCATATTCATCAATTAAATAAAATAATACCCAAAATTGCTGCCTAA
- a CDS encoding dihydrofolate reductase family protein: protein MRIVILSMMMSADGFMEGNDHDINWHVWDEEMDTYMMDFFKTVDTFLYGRKSYELMISYWPQQQGEFAKVMNEMSKIVSPTQ, encoded by the coding sequence ATGAGAATAGTGATACTTTCTATGATGATGAGTGCCGATGGTTTTATGGAAGGAAATGACCATGATATCAATTGGCATGTTTGGGATGAGGAGATGGATACTTATATGATGGATTTTTTTAAAACTGTTGATACTTTTTTATATGGTAGAAAATCTTATGAGTTAATGATTAGTTACTGGCCGCAACAACAAGGAGAGTTTGCCAAAGTAATGAATGAGATGTCAAAAATAGTTTCTCCAACACAGTAG
- a CDS encoding dihydrofolate reductase family protein: MNEINTIKKQEGKDLVLFAGADLATTFINNNLIDEYRIIINPVSIGKGKPLFKDLMSPLKLKLLNSIAFNCGNILLIYKPER; this comes from the coding sequence GTGAATGAAATTAACACTATAAAAAAACAAGAAGGTAAAGATTTGGTTCTTTTTGCAGGCGCAGATCTCGCAACAACCTTCATAAATAACAATTTGATAGATGAATACAGGATTATTATAAATCCAGTTTCAATTGGAAAAGGGAAACCACTTTTTAAAGATTTAATGTCTCCCTTAAAATTAAAATTGCTTAATTCTATCGCATTTAATTGTGGTAATATACTTTTGATTTATAAACCCGAAAGGTGA
- a CDS encoding ComEC/Rec2 family competence protein, with product MKAVLFIICMLLAVNCFGQIATIGEALPTWQEGMLDLHHINTGRGDAAFYIFPDGTSMLLDAGEMSPTGDRIFTPRNSTIHPNYSKTPSEWIVNYIQHVYPKEMEVKLDYALITHFHDDHYGAYYPGAKLSSSGKYYLTGITGVAEQIPVKLLIDRGYPDYSYPVPLKNKKRILAENIYDEEEYQSFENYWNFIDYQVSENGMHATSLKAGSNNQIVLVNNPSKYTQFSVRNIMSNGVIWRGIEDQTYNHFPDTTNMSWKSRPHENPCSNAIRIDYGPFNYFTGGDIPGVADLGKPIWADLETPAAPAIGEVDIATLNHHGNRDSQNEFYVSTIKPRVWVQQTWSSDHPGHEVLRRITSRYLYTEERDLFATNILEANKNVIGPSLENSYKSTEGHILIRVLPEGKEYYVIILDDETEDYKVTKVFGPYKSKELLTK from the coding sequence ATGAAAGCTGTACTATTTATTATTTGTATGCTTCTGGCTGTAAACTGTTTTGGCCAAATTGCAACCATTGGCGAAGCCTTACCCACTTGGCAAGAAGGCATGCTAGATTTGCATCATATAAATACTGGCAGAGGTGACGCAGCTTTTTATATATTTCCTGATGGAACAAGCATGTTACTAGATGCTGGAGAAATGAGCCCCACTGGTGATAGAATTTTTACTCCCAGAAATTCAACTATTCACCCTAATTATTCTAAAACTCCATCTGAATGGATCGTGAATTATATACAGCATGTTTATCCTAAAGAGATGGAAGTTAAACTGGATTATGCACTTATCACGCATTTTCACGACGACCATTATGGTGCATATTATCCGGGAGCAAAACTTTCGTCATCAGGTAAATATTACCTTACAGGCATTACTGGAGTAGCAGAGCAGATACCAGTAAAGCTATTAATAGATAGAGGTTATCCCGATTATAGTTATCCTGTGCCTCTCAAAAACAAAAAAAGAATACTTGCCGAAAATATTTATGACGAAGAAGAATACCAGAGCTTTGAGAATTACTGGAATTTTATCGATTACCAAGTTAGTGAAAATGGAATGCACGCAACATCACTCAAAGCCGGAAGCAATAACCAAATTGTATTGGTAAATAATCCATCAAAATATACGCAGTTTTCAGTGAGAAATATTATGTCTAATGGGGTGATTTGGAGAGGAATTGAAGATCAAACATACAATCATTTTCCTGATACAACCAATATGTCTTGGAAAAGCAGACCACACGAAAACCCATGTAGCAATGCTATTCGCATAGATTATGGCCCTTTTAATTATTTTACAGGTGGCGATATTCCGGGTGTAGCCGATCTAGGCAAACCCATATGGGCAGATTTGGAAACTCCTGCTGCACCGGCAATTGGCGAAGTTGATATTGCTACTTTAAATCATCATGGAAATAGAGACTCGCAAAACGAATTTTATGTAAGTACCATTAAACCAAGAGTGTGGGTGCAACAAACTTGGTCTTCTGACCATCCGGGGCATGAGGTTCTTAGAAGAATTACTTCTAGATATCTGTATACTGAGGAGCGAGATTTATTTGCTACGAACATATTAGAAGCCAACAAAAATGTAATTGGTCCTTCTTTAGAAAATAGTTACAAAAGCACTGAGGGACATATTTTAATAAGAGTATTGCCAGAAGGTAAAGAGTATTATGTAATTATTCTAGATGATGAAACAGAAGATTATAAAGTAACAAAAGTCTTTGGGCCATATAAATCGAAAGAATTACTCACCAAATAA
- a CDS encoding IS3 family transposase: MGISRQVYYRSIKRRRLKQEIATQVIAMVQEVRLKMPRIGTRKLYHLLYEQLRELGVGRDRLFSIMKANHLQIVPMKQYHVTTDSHHRFRKHKNLIENFYIDKPEQVWVSDITYIGTRENPMYLSLVTDAYSKQIMGYNVSNSLDASGAVEALQMAITNRQYPKRELIHHSDKGRLQGVQYCCDTYQQLLHSTEIACSMTESYDPYQNAIAERVNGPHGMAF, encoded by the coding sequence TTGGGGATCAGTAGGCAGGTTTACTACCGCTCTATCAAAAGGAGGAGGTTAAAACAAGAAATAGCCACACAAGTAATTGCTATGGTACAAGAGGTACGCTTGAAAATGCCACGAATTGGCACACGAAAGTTATATCATTTGCTCTATGAACAGCTCAGAGAGTTAGGTGTTGGTCGAGATAGGTTATTCTCCATTATGAAAGCTAACCATTTACAAATAGTCCCGATGAAGCAATACCATGTCACCACAGACTCTCACCATCGATTTAGAAAGCATAAAAACCTTATCGAAAATTTTTATATCGATAAGCCTGAGCAAGTCTGGGTATCCGACATTACTTACATTGGCACAAGGGAAAACCCGATGTATTTATCATTAGTAACTGATGCCTACTCTAAGCAGATTATGGGATATAATGTATCAAATAGCCTAGATGCATCAGGAGCTGTAGAAGCTCTTCAAATGGCAATTACCAACCGACAATATCCTAAAAGGGAGTTGATTCATCATTCAGACAAAGGGCGCCTGCAAGGAGTACAGTACTGTTGTGATACCTATCAGCAGCTACTTCATAGTACTGAAATTGCTTGCAGCATGACAGAAAGTTATGATCCATATCAAAATGCAATAGCCGAAAGAGTAAATGGCCCCCATGGAATGGCATTTTAA
- a CDS encoding transposase → MKKDNEPQYVKRTQRDYSYAFKLQVVQEIESGFLGIKAAQRKYGIQGNATVKTWLLKFGNLDWENKSHLKMEKSPDQKLLELEDKVRLLEQQKASLEKRLEDSDKKVILFDMMIDIAEAELKIPIRKKSLPQQLIDSRLNKKGV, encoded by the coding sequence ATGAAGAAAGACAATGAACCCCAGTATGTTAAGCGCACACAACGCGATTACAGTTATGCTTTTAAATTGCAGGTTGTTCAAGAAATAGAGAGCGGCTTTTTGGGAATAAAAGCGGCTCAACGAAAATATGGTATTCAAGGAAATGCTACGGTAAAAACTTGGCTGCTAAAATTTGGTAACTTAGATTGGGAGAATAAATCACATTTGAAAATGGAAAAATCCCCAGATCAAAAGCTTTTGGAGCTAGAAGACAAAGTCCGTTTACTAGAACAACAAAAAGCATCTCTAGAGAAGCGACTTGAAGATTCAGACAAGAAAGTGATCCTGTTTGATATGATGATAGATATTGCTGAAGCTGAGCTGAAAATACCCATCAGAAAAAAGTCTTTACCTCAACAGTTGATCGATTCAAGGTTGAACAAAAAGGGAGTGTGA
- a CDS encoding sulfatase family protein translates to MMMKKAIFYLKLGFLSLLYACSTKQADERVNILFAISDDQSFYHTSYAGCTFVNTPAFDKIAREGVYFTNCYAGSPGCAPSRSTIVTGRFHWQNEQAGQHASSWPKKYVPFVDLLNGNGYYTGRTGKGVAPFRYARSEEDSLWRKEDAAGVERSHTLYEEGSDTDERTTTGIDKINYFDNFEYFMEHREKDKPFFFWYGSTEPHRDYEKDSWKRNGKSLKDVEVPEFLPDNEVIRRDLLDYAVEIEWFDSQLKRMLDYLEKIGELDNTIVIVTSDNGMPFPRAKANSFEYGVHVPLSIRYPKKFPGGRTVDGPVSFVDLAPTILEMTNTSQEGMLPITGKSMKAILESNKERDELKTDQYVFAGRERHSSSRYLNWGYPQRVIRSKEFLLIWNLKPERWPAGAPQRINPENENDLLPMYGIDENGVHHSDWAYTDIDPSPSKSFIVEHHDDEAVRPYFEWAVGKRPEFELYQVSKDPFCLKNLVGKDDYQHIETEMKEVLIQKLLSTKDPRVAGDNPDLFDSYKRYSHMRSFPNSLISIKSI, encoded by the coding sequence ATGATGATGAAGAAAGCGATATTCTATTTGAAACTTGGTTTTTTGAGTTTACTATATGCCTGCAGTACGAAACAAGCAGATGAAAGAGTCAATATCCTTTTTGCGATCAGTGATGACCAATCATTTTATCATACCAGTTATGCTGGCTGCACTTTTGTAAACACACCAGCATTTGACAAAATAGCAAGAGAAGGAGTTTATTTTACTAATTGTTATGCAGGATCTCCCGGATGTGCACCATCCAGAAGTACCATTGTGACCGGAAGATTTCACTGGCAAAATGAGCAAGCAGGACAACATGCCTCATCATGGCCTAAAAAGTATGTTCCATTCGTTGATTTGCTGAATGGCAATGGTTATTACACTGGGAGAACTGGGAAAGGAGTGGCTCCATTTCGGTATGCCCGTTCTGAGGAAGATTCTTTATGGAGAAAAGAAGATGCTGCTGGTGTGGAAAGAAGTCATACGCTTTATGAGGAAGGTTCTGATACAGACGAGCGTACAACCACAGGGATAGATAAAATTAACTACTTCGACAATTTCGAATATTTTATGGAGCATCGAGAGAAAGATAAACCCTTCTTTTTCTGGTATGGCTCAACTGAACCCCATCGTGACTATGAAAAGGATTCTTGGAAAAGAAATGGCAAGAGTCTTAAAGATGTTGAAGTTCCTGAGTTCTTACCCGACAATGAAGTCATTAGACGAGATTTACTTGATTATGCTGTGGAGATCGAATGGTTTGACTCACAATTGAAGCGAATGCTTGATTATTTGGAGAAAATTGGAGAATTGGATAATACGATCGTAATCGTAACTTCAGATAATGGTATGCCATTTCCCAGAGCCAAAGCCAATAGTTTTGAATATGGAGTCCATGTGCCACTGTCCATTCGTTATCCAAAAAAATTTCCGGGAGGAAGAACAGTGGATGGTCCTGTCAGTTTTGTTGATTTAGCTCCAACTATTCTTGAGATGACAAATACTTCGCAGGAAGGTATGCTTCCTATCACGGGTAAGAGTATGAAAGCAATTCTTGAATCCAATAAGGAGAGAGATGAACTGAAGACCGATCAATATGTTTTTGCAGGAAGGGAACGCCATTCATCTTCTCGCTATTTAAATTGGGGATACCCACAGCGGGTGATTCGTAGTAAGGAATTTCTATTGATTTGGAACCTGAAGCCAGAACGTTGGCCTGCCGGTGCTCCACAGCGGATTAATCCAGAAAATGAGAATGATTTGCTGCCTATGTATGGCATTGACGAAAATGGGGTACATCATTCAGATTGGGCATATACTGATATTGATCCTAGTCCCAGTAAATCATTTATCGTGGAGCATCACGATGATGAAGCAGTCCGCCCATACTTTGAATGGGCAGTAGGTAAACGTCCTGAATTCGAATTATATCAGGTTTCAAAAGATCCTTTTTGCTTAAAAAATCTGGTTGGAAAAGACGACTATCAACACATTGAGACAGAGATGAAGGAGGTTCTGATTCAAAAATTATTGTCTACTAAGGATCCAAGAGTAGCGGGTGATAACCCTGATTTGTTTGATAGTTATAAAAGGTATTCACACATGCGAAGCTTTCCAAACTCCTTAATCTCTATAAAGTCAATATGA
- a CDS encoding GrpB family protein, producing the protein MILGVRRGTVKIVPYQEKWKDTFLLEKKLLQAILGSIALSIEHIGSTAIEGLQAKPIIDIAVKIDDIKTIQSLVAKLTVIGYQERVNRLEGPQRVFAKQDEEHIVTHHLHFIQGNYPEWNRKLLFRDYLRTNETIKREYETMKLHLMELYSDQRGNYTSMKKEFIDSVVEKAEKER; encoded by the coding sequence ATGATATTAGGAGTTAGAAGAGGCACGGTTAAGATTGTTCCTTACCAAGAAAAATGGAAGGATACTTTCTTACTTGAGAAGAAGCTTCTTCAAGCCATCTTAGGTTCAATCGCATTGTCTATTGAACATATTGGTAGTACTGCTATTGAAGGTTTACAAGCCAAACCCATTATTGATATTGCTGTTAAGATAGATGATATTAAAACTATTCAATCTTTAGTTGCTAAACTTACTGTTATCGGCTATCAAGAACGGGTTAATAGGTTAGAAGGTCCCCAACGTGTATTTGCCAAGCAGGATGAGGAGCATATTGTAACGCATCATCTACACTTCATTCAAGGGAATTATCCAGAATGGAACCGCAAATTGTTATTTAGAGATTATCTAAGGACTAATGAAACAATAAAACGGGAGTATGAAACAATGAAGTTGCATTTAATGGAATTGTACAGTGATCAGAGGGGAAACTATACAAGCATGAAAAAAGAGTTTATAGATTCAGTGGTGGAAAAAGCAGAAAAGGAAAGATAA
- a CDS encoding cupin domain-containing protein — MKIVLTIILSLMTQSIMAQLEPVKSGVYKWADHAVKAGELRESRSILEGVSPHLEYLEIHATTQFPGAEASTAHANNDIEECIIVKEGLMKVTLEGKEHILGAGGIFLLMPRQIHSLQNVGDSNLTYYVMRYKSKKKMDIERGIASGGSLVLNADSLTFKPSSKGGGRAYFDRSTAMCERFEMHVTQLNRKGPSHEPHTHVETEIILILSGETEMTIDGKEYKGTAGDFYLMNSQSLHGIRNAKEEPCSYFAFKWN; from the coding sequence ATGAAAATTGTATTAACTATTATCTTATCCTTGATGACTCAATCAATAATGGCACAACTAGAACCAGTAAAATCTGGAGTATATAAATGGGCTGATCATGCTGTAAAAGCTGGCGAATTAAGAGAATCGAGAAGTATACTCGAAGGCGTATCCCCTCATTTAGAATATTTAGAAATACATGCTACAACGCAATTTCCAGGAGCTGAAGCAAGCACTGCTCATGCCAATAATGATATTGAGGAATGTATCATTGTTAAAGAAGGATTAATGAAAGTCACCCTTGAGGGTAAGGAACATATTCTTGGTGCTGGTGGTATTTTTTTATTGATGCCACGCCAAATACATTCACTTCAAAATGTTGGTGACAGTAATCTAACATATTATGTGATGAGGTATAAATCGAAAAAGAAAATGGATATAGAAAGAGGAATTGCTTCAGGCGGATCTCTAGTATTAAATGCAGATTCTCTCACTTTTAAACCAAGTTCTAAAGGTGGTGGGCGAGCCTATTTTGATCGATCAACAGCCATGTGTGAACGATTTGAAATGCATGTTACACAGCTAAATAGAAAAGGGCCTAGTCATGAGCCTCATACTCATGTTGAAACCGAAATTATATTAATACTTTCGGGAGAAACAGAGATGACTATTGATGGCAAAGAGTACAAAGGGACAGCCGGAGATTTTTATTTAATGAATTCTCAATCGCTACATGGAATTAGAAATGCTAAGGAGGAACCATGTTCTTACTTTGCATTTAAATGGAATTAG
- a CDS encoding IS982 family transposase, with protein sequence MEDFTIAIYCFLDDYLKIGRPKEGHMRKLTDAQIITTAIVAARFFGCNYVRARAYLREGHQFDFPDKSNFNRHLHRLAPTISSLFFALGQAIKELNTDSRYLIDSFPVAVCKNIRINNCRLLGDKAYRGKNMSKREYFYGFKVQVIATSDGIPVEYFICAGSYHDITAFKSMDIDLPPDSELFADSAYTDYETEDYYKELEHIHLLAVRKSNSKRPDHPAMAYLKDMMRKRIETTFSEILAWFPLKIHAVTAQGFILKIVLFIFAFTIHKSL encoded by the coding sequence ATGGAAGACTTCACCATCGCAATTTACTGTTTTCTTGACGATTATCTAAAAATCGGGCGCCCAAAAGAGGGACATATGCGCAAGCTGACAGATGCCCAGATCATCACCACTGCCATTGTGGCCGCCAGGTTTTTCGGTTGCAACTATGTAAGGGCACGGGCTTATCTAAGAGAGGGCCACCAGTTTGATTTTCCCGACAAATCCAATTTCAACCGCCATCTGCATCGGCTCGCGCCAACAATCTCAAGCTTGTTTTTTGCCCTCGGCCAGGCCATAAAAGAACTGAACACCGATAGCCGGTACCTCATCGATTCTTTCCCGGTCGCCGTTTGCAAAAACATCCGGATAAACAACTGCAGACTGCTCGGCGACAAGGCCTATAGAGGGAAGAACATGTCCAAAAGGGAGTACTTCTATGGCTTTAAGGTCCAGGTCATCGCCACTTCGGACGGCATCCCGGTCGAATACTTCATCTGTGCGGGCTCTTACCATGACATAACCGCGTTCAAGAGTATGGATATCGATTTGCCCCCTGACAGTGAGCTGTTCGCCGATAGTGCCTATACAGACTATGAGACAGAAGATTATTACAAAGAACTTGAGCACATCCACCTACTCGCGGTCCGAAAGTCAAATTCCAAAAGGCCAGACCATCCGGCCATGGCATACTTGAAGGACATGATGCGAAAAAGGATCGAGACCACTTTCTCTGAGATCTTGGCATGGTTCCCTTTGAAAATCCATGCCGTCACTGCCCAAGGGTTCATCCTTAAGATCGTGCTCTTCATTTTTGCCTTCACTATTCATAAATCTTTGTAA
- a CDS encoding serine hydrolase domain-containing protein translates to MRLLKSKLSLLLLGMLHLYICTRSFAQQTPEAILKKADSLLNNFNYDAPGTAVFAVKDGEVIINKAYGLANLEHKVPITPNTAFDLASVSKWFTAFVVSLLIEKGDIKPEDDIRKYIPKLPDYGDTVTISHLLHHTSGLKNFITLLPIAGWSFDDRITFDQVLNLVYTQKELEFKPGSQYKYSNTGYLVLAELVQKVTGVSFREWTIKNIFEPLEMENTQFVDNYSVIIPNRASSYYDNSSGMEFQVSPNNYAVPGPSSLYSTANDLIKWLKFIDHHPDTLNTVFERIFTPGKLNDGTEISHGYSVLIRNFRNTKRISHQGYWFSFTSLLVYLPEYHLSIGVLNNYAIGNYKVAHEIASYYIPAIQKKNPIAQEDTVEAVLPEALEDYVGTYKINSANYVAIMQKGNELWMQQTSDYPLLMTAIGNDKFIVKDNRDQLMTFHRNELNQVTHITVNGKECPLMEKNHYDPDNLQEYTGDYRGEDIKTIYSIVYEDDTLKLGHIRMGKLSLQNIWDDDFQILGGNRWFASTLEFIRDDCGEITGFNLSEHSFLKVNKD, encoded by the coding sequence ATGAGGTTATTAAAATCTAAGCTTAGTTTATTATTATTAGGTATGTTACACTTGTATATCTGTACACGTTCTTTTGCTCAACAGACACCTGAAGCTATATTAAAAAAGGCAGATTCATTACTTAATAATTTTAACTATGATGCACCAGGTACAGCTGTTTTTGCTGTAAAAGATGGAGAAGTAATTATCAATAAAGCATATGGTTTAGCAAATCTAGAACACAAAGTTCCAATTACTCCAAATACTGCTTTCGATTTAGCTTCTGTCTCGAAGTGGTTTACAGCTTTTGTTGTTTCCCTGCTCATAGAAAAGGGAGACATTAAACCGGAAGATGATATTAGAAAATATATACCTAAACTTCCAGATTATGGCGATACAGTCACTATATCTCATTTACTCCATCATACCAGTGGCTTAAAAAACTTTATTACATTGTTGCCCATTGCTGGTTGGTCATTTGATGATAGAATTACTTTTGATCAGGTTTTAAATCTGGTATATACTCAGAAAGAACTAGAGTTTAAACCCGGTTCTCAATATAAATATTCGAATACTGGTTACCTTGTTCTGGCAGAATTGGTTCAGAAGGTAACTGGTGTATCTTTTCGAGAGTGGACGATTAAAAATATTTTTGAGCCACTAGAAATGGAAAATACACAGTTCGTTGATAATTATTCAGTAATTATTCCCAACCGTGCAAGCAGCTATTATGACAATTCATCTGGTATGGAATTTCAGGTTTCTCCCAACAATTATGCAGTTCCCGGACCGAGTTCGCTATATTCCACCGCTAATGATCTGATCAAATGGTTGAAGTTTATAGATCATCATCCCGATACTTTAAATACTGTGTTCGAAAGAATTTTTACACCTGGAAAATTGAATGATGGAACTGAAATTTCACATGGTTATAGTGTGTTGATCAGAAATTTTCGTAATACTAAGCGGATTAGTCATCAAGGATATTGGTTTTCGTTTACCAGCCTGCTGGTTTATTTGCCTGAGTATCATTTATCTATTGGAGTGCTAAATAACTATGCTATAGGTAACTATAAGGTAGCCCATGAAATAGCTTCCTATTATATTCCTGCCATTCAAAAAAAAAATCCAATTGCTCAAGAAGATACTGTGGAGGCGGTTTTGCCAGAAGCTCTGGAAGATTATGTAGGAACTTATAAAATTAATTCTGCCAATTATGTGGCAATTATGCAAAAAGGAAATGAACTATGGATGCAGCAAACCAGTGATTATCCACTATTAATGACAGCTATAGGAAATGATAAATTTATTGTAAAAGATAATAGAGATCAACTAATGACTTTTCATAGAAACGAGTTGAATCAGGTAACGCACATTACTGTGAATGGAAAGGAGTGTCCCTTGATGGAGAAAAATCATTATGACCCAGATAATTTGCAAGAGTATACAGGAGATTATCGAGGAGAAGATATAAAAACCATTTACTCTATAGTTTATGAAGATGATACATTAAAACTAGGTCATATTCGAATGGGGAAATTAAGTTTACAAAATATCTGGGATGATGATTTCCAAATTTTAGGAGGAAACAGATGGTTTGCAAGCACTTTAGAATTCATTCGGGATGATTGTGGAGAAATCACAGGATTCAATCTATCTGAACACAGTTTTTTAAAAGTGAATAAGGATTGA